One stretch of Litoribrevibacter albus DNA includes these proteins:
- a CDS encoding tetratricopeptide repeat protein has product MRHLLWSAIILLSGCATFTNTSTSDQTDQAPTQEAQSQTPEEYPTRPFQTETLYNLLVAEIAGQRSQYDLALSYYLDEAKNTQDPYVAARASRIAQYLNEPLAAAEAADIWRENDKQNIHAHLTAANSWLKQHEVDKSITALKDALALTESISLEQIYLTGKELPKELQQPLIDGLSRIISEHPNHIRLHFTKALLLSDYGRDQEALEAMITLKKSGEMTPPHYIMLAKLYSRAGQNEATVNTLEEGWDKYTGDKTLGLLYGQALADNQQTDDALDILNSLTQTHPSDDEILISAALINAELGQYKAAEDLFLAATQTKQRDNAWYFLGQLHEQQHHTDQAIEAYKSVQEGKNLISAVTRTATLLKDSQSLASARQYLRELHSSQPNKIPRLIQIEAELVREASNLDEALALYNEAIELEPTDGNLLYGRAMVHDLKGNIEGMESDLKTILIQDPNNAITLNALGYTLADKTDRLEEAQSYIERAYILNPNDPAIIDSLGWIYFKLRDYEKAEVLLLKAYQMFKDQEVAAHLGEVLWVQNKKDQALKIWIDGLRHNPNGPTLLETLKRFNINVNHKNPQESAEDASPANQQ; this is encoded by the coding sequence ATGAGACACCTGCTCTGGTCAGCAATAATTTTATTAAGTGGATGCGCTACCTTTACCAATACATCCACCTCCGATCAGACGGATCAGGCACCCACTCAAGAGGCCCAATCTCAAACTCCAGAAGAGTATCCAACCCGTCCTTTTCAAACTGAAACACTCTACAACCTTTTAGTCGCCGAAATCGCCGGTCAACGCAGCCAGTACGACCTTGCGCTGAGTTACTACCTCGACGAAGCCAAAAACACCCAAGATCCGTACGTTGCGGCTCGTGCTTCCCGTATCGCCCAGTATCTCAACGAACCTCTGGCGGCGGCTGAAGCGGCTGACATCTGGCGTGAAAACGACAAACAAAACATTCACGCCCATTTAACGGCTGCCAACAGCTGGCTTAAACAACACGAAGTCGATAAGTCCATTACCGCACTCAAGGATGCGTTAGCGCTGACCGAATCCATCAGCCTTGAGCAAATTTACCTTACCGGTAAAGAACTCCCAAAAGAACTTCAACAACCCCTGATCGATGGCTTGAGCAGAATCATTTCAGAACATCCAAACCACATTCGCCTGCACTTCACCAAAGCACTACTACTCAGTGATTACGGCCGAGACCAAGAAGCACTCGAGGCGATGATCACGCTTAAAAAGTCTGGGGAGATGACGCCACCACATTACATCATGCTGGCGAAACTATACTCCCGAGCTGGCCAAAACGAAGCCACAGTCAACACTCTCGAAGAAGGCTGGGACAAATACACAGGGGACAAAACCCTGGGCCTTCTTTACGGTCAGGCATTGGCGGATAACCAACAAACCGATGATGCTCTGGATATCCTGAATTCGCTGACCCAAACTCATCCAAGCGACGATGAAATTCTAATCTCGGCCGCCCTAATTAACGCTGAGCTAGGTCAATATAAAGCGGCTGAAGATCTTTTCCTTGCCGCAACCCAAACAAAACAGCGTGATAATGCCTGGTATTTCTTAGGCCAATTACATGAACAGCAGCACCATACTGATCAAGCTATTGAGGCCTACAAATCGGTACAAGAAGGCAAAAACCTCATTTCAGCCGTTACTCGTACGGCAACCCTATTGAAAGACTCTCAATCACTGGCCAGTGCTCGCCAATACCTGAGAGAGCTACACTCCAGCCAACCAAACAAAATACCTCGCCTGATCCAAATTGAAGCGGAATTAGTTCGTGAAGCGAGCAATCTTGACGAAGCACTCGCCTTATACAACGAAGCCATCGAGCTCGAACCAACCGACGGTAATCTACTCTACGGTCGTGCTATGGTGCATGATCTAAAAGGAAACATCGAAGGCATGGAAAGTGACTTGAAGACAATTTTGATTCAAGATCCAAACAATGCCATCACGTTAAACGCCCTTGGCTATACATTGGCTGACAAGACAGATCGCTTAGAAGAAGCACAAAGCTATATTGAGCGCGCCTATATCCTGAATCCTAATGACCCAGCCATTATTGATAGTCTGGGCTGGATCTACTTTAAACTTAGAGACTATGAAAAAGCCGAAGTTCTGCTGCTAAAAGCCTATCAAATGTTTAAAGACCAGGAAGTGGCGGCTCACTTAGGTGAAGTGCTTTGGGTTCAAAACAAGAAAGACCAGGCGCTAAAGATTTGGATTGACGGTCTTCGCCACAATCCAAATGGCCCAACACTTCTGGAAACACTAAAACGTTTTAATATTAACGTTAATCACAAAAACCCACAGGAATCCGCTGAAGACGCATCACCTGCTAACCAGCAATAA
- the ispE gene encoding 4-(cytidine 5'-diphospho)-2-C-methyl-D-erythritol kinase: MKQTPTTLSVPAPAKLNLFLHITNQRSDGYHELQTIFQFIDLSDTLEFTLTDTDEIRVTQQNAHSTSEIIEEKDNLIYKAATALLPYRQAPQGIRIKYEKRIPSGAGLGGGSSDAATTLLVLNELWQCQQSLEQLRAIGLKLGADVPVFVNGTAAFAEGVGEHLTPVSPNTPWYVVIKPNAHISTAEIFSHPDLTRNTPTLKISAALEHGGHNDCENVVRALYSEVDQALKWLAKFSPSKLTGTGACVFAEFPTESEALAVAQQYADSTAIFVAKGMNDNPAHRVLQELTF, encoded by the coding sequence ATGAAACAAACACCTACAACTTTAAGCGTTCCCGCACCCGCCAAACTTAACCTCTTTTTACACATCACCAATCAAAGAAGCGATGGCTATCACGAGCTACAAACAATTTTCCAGTTCATCGATTTGTCCGACACACTAGAGTTCACTCTAACAGATACCGATGAAATCCGGGTTACCCAGCAGAATGCACATTCAACGTCTGAAATCATCGAAGAAAAAGACAACCTCATATATAAAGCAGCAACAGCTTTGCTGCCCTATCGACAAGCCCCCCAAGGGATACGCATTAAGTACGAAAAGCGCATTCCCTCCGGTGCAGGATTGGGAGGCGGCAGCTCAGATGCTGCAACGACGCTATTAGTACTGAATGAATTATGGCAATGCCAACAAAGCCTAGAGCAGTTGCGCGCAATCGGTTTAAAGCTGGGAGCAGACGTCCCCGTTTTTGTTAACGGCACCGCTGCTTTTGCGGAAGGTGTTGGAGAGCACCTGACACCCGTTTCTCCAAACACCCCCTGGTACGTCGTTATTAAACCTAATGCCCATATCAGCACTGCGGAAATTTTTTCCCATCCCGACTTGACTAGAAACACGCCAACCCTCAAAATATCGGCCGCTCTTGAGCATGGTGGTCATAATGACTGCGAAAATGTCGTACGGGCGCTCTATTCTGAGGTTGATCAAGCACTGAAATGGCTAGCTAAATTTAGCCCTTCAAAGCTAACCGGAACAGGAGCGTGTGTGTTCGCAGAGTTTCCTACAGAAAGCGAAGCTCTGGCCGTTGCCCAACAATATGCAGATTCAACTGCTATATTTGTTGCCAAAGGCATGAACGACAATCCTGCCCACAGAGTGTTACAGGAACTAACTTTTTAG
- the prfA gene encoding peptide chain release factor 1, giving the protein MKASILEKLDNLCDRYEEVGALLSDPDVISDQDKFRSLSKEYSEIEPVVKCFGDYKQAQDDLEEAKLLMDDPDPEMKAMGQEEFGTCQDNIEALELDLQKLLLPKDPNDNKNVYLEIRAGTGGDEAAIFSGDLFRMYSRYAETQGWRIEIISQNEGEHGGYKEIITRVVGQDVYSRLKFESGAHRVQRVPETESQGRVHTSACTVAIMPEADELEEVNIDKNDLRIDTFRASGAGGQHVNKTDSAIRITHIPTGVVVECQDERSQHKNRAKAMSLLATRLKSAQEEAAQKEQADQRKSLVGSGDRSERIRTYNYPQGRVTDHRINLTLYKLSEVMEGDLGSLIQPLVNEHQAELLTELGG; this is encoded by the coding sequence ATGAAAGCTTCAATCCTAGAAAAATTAGACAACCTGTGTGATCGCTATGAAGAGGTTGGCGCGTTGTTAAGTGATCCTGATGTGATTTCAGATCAGGACAAATTCCGTTCTTTGTCGAAAGAGTATTCGGAAATCGAGCCGGTAGTGAAATGTTTTGGTGATTACAAGCAGGCTCAGGACGACCTTGAAGAAGCAAAGTTGTTGATGGATGACCCGGACCCTGAAATGAAGGCAATGGGCCAGGAAGAATTTGGCACCTGTCAGGATAATATCGAAGCCTTGGAGTTGGATCTGCAGAAGTTGTTGCTTCCGAAAGACCCGAACGACAATAAAAACGTCTATCTGGAAATTCGTGCTGGTACGGGTGGTGATGAAGCCGCTATTTTCTCGGGCGATTTGTTCCGTATGTATTCTCGCTATGCAGAAACGCAAGGCTGGCGCATCGAAATTATCAGTCAGAACGAAGGTGAGCATGGCGGCTATAAAGAGATTATCACCCGTGTTGTCGGTCAGGACGTATACTCACGCTTGAAGTTTGAGTCAGGGGCGCACCGTGTTCAGCGTGTTCCTGAAACTGAATCTCAGGGCCGCGTTCATACCTCTGCGTGTACAGTGGCGATCATGCCGGAAGCTGATGAGCTGGAAGAAGTGAATATCGATAAGAACGACCTTCGTATCGATACATTCCGTGCATCCGGTGCCGGTGGTCAGCACGTGAACAAAACCGACTCGGCTATTCGTATTACCCATATTCCAACGGGTGTGGTGGTCGAGTGTCAGGACGAGCGTTCTCAGCATAAGAACCGTGCAAAAGCGATGTCACTATTGGCGACGCGTTTGAAGTCAGCTCAAGAAGAAGCAGCTCAAAAAGAACAGGCCGATCAGCGTAAGAGTTTGGTGGGAAGTGGTGATCGTTCTGAGCGTATTCGTACCTATAACTACCCACAGGGGCGTGTTACCGATCACCGTATCAACCTGACCTTGTATAAGTTATCAGAAGTAATGGAAGGCGATCTGGGGAGTTTGATTCAGCCTCTGGTGAACGAGCATCAGGCAGAATTGTTGACCGAACTTGGCGGTTAA
- the pth gene encoding aminoacyl-tRNA hydrolase, with the protein MSDIRLIVGLGNPGAEYEQTRHNAGFLFLDEIARQYQGNFKLEKKYAGEYCKVRINGEEVHLLKPMTYMNRSGQAVGPLANFFKISPEEILVVHDELDIPPGTAKLKKGGGHGGHNGLKDIIRCLANSKEFHRLRLGIGHPGDSKLVANYVLKKAPVTEMQAIEATIDEAARILPTFLAGDTSKAMNQLHSFKA; encoded by the coding sequence ATGAGTGACATTCGTTTAATCGTAGGTCTGGGAAATCCAGGCGCAGAATACGAACAAACACGTCACAATGCCGGTTTTCTTTTTCTGGATGAAATTGCCCGACAATACCAGGGTAACTTCAAGCTGGAAAAAAAATACGCAGGTGAATACTGCAAAGTAAGAATTAATGGCGAGGAAGTTCATCTTCTCAAGCCAATGACCTACATGAACCGCAGTGGTCAAGCGGTCGGCCCTCTTGCCAACTTCTTCAAAATCTCTCCCGAAGAAATTCTCGTTGTACATGACGAATTAGACATCCCTCCCGGCACAGCCAAGCTCAAAAAAGGCGGCGGTCACGGCGGTCATAATGGACTGAAAGACATTATTCGTTGTCTAGCCAACAGCAAAGAATTTCATCGTCTACGTTTAGGTATCGGACACCCTGGCGACAGTAAATTGGTCGCGAACTATGTTCTGAAAAAAGCACCAGTAACCGAAATGCAGGCCATTGAAGCCACTATCGATGAAGCGGCTCGAATATTACCAACTTTCCTGGCGGGCGACACATCGAAAGCGATGAACCAGTTGCATAGTTTTAAAGCCTAG
- a CDS encoding HesA/MoeB/ThiF family protein, which yields MTVELSDDQLLRYSRQIMLSQVDIEGQQRISASSMLIIGAGGLGNPAAMYLASAGVGRLVLVDDDVVDQTNLQRQVAFTQAQVGISKVQALAKRVLANNSEVTVETVDYRLDDSSLLAAIASVDVVLDCTDNFDSRFLINRQCWSAGVPLVSAAAIGFEGQLSVYHPGVDSSPCYQCLYGEVEAQELTCSESGVLGPVVGSQGVLQALEALKLVAKIGQPLIGRLQVFDALNHEWRMIKLRKDPECPVCGTH from the coding sequence ATGACGGTTGAATTGTCGGATGATCAGTTGCTTCGGTACAGTCGCCAAATAATGTTGTCGCAGGTGGATATTGAAGGCCAACAACGTATTAGTGCTTCCTCCATGCTTATTATTGGTGCCGGTGGGTTGGGTAACCCTGCGGCTATGTATCTTGCTTCCGCTGGCGTTGGTCGTTTGGTGTTGGTCGATGACGATGTTGTTGATCAGACCAATTTGCAGAGACAGGTGGCGTTTACTCAGGCGCAAGTCGGGATATCCAAGGTTCAGGCGTTAGCTAAACGTGTTTTGGCGAATAACTCTGAGGTGACGGTTGAGACTGTTGATTATCGATTGGATGACTCATCGCTGTTGGCTGCCATTGCGAGCGTGGATGTGGTTCTGGATTGTACCGATAACTTTGATAGTCGCTTCTTAATCAATCGTCAGTGCTGGAGCGCTGGTGTGCCTTTGGTGTCGGCGGCGGCGATTGGTTTTGAGGGGCAGTTGTCGGTTTATCATCCGGGGGTGGACTCATCGCCGTGTTATCAGTGCTTGTACGGTGAAGTGGAAGCGCAAGAGTTAACCTGTTCTGAGAGCGGTGTGCTGGGGCCAGTGGTTGGCTCGCAAGGCGTATTGCAGGCATTAGAAGCTCTAAAACTGGTTGCGAAAATTGGCCAGCCGTTGATTGGCCGTTTGCAGGTGTTTGATGCCCTGAATCATGAATGGCGTATGATCAAGCTTCGAAAAGACCCTGAATGTCCGGTGTGCGGGACGCATTAA
- the prmC gene encoding peptide chain release factor N(5)-glutamine methyltransferase, translating to MEKTVFPETSAPISEWLAKAVALLPHSESAKLDLEVLLCHTLDKSRTFLYTWPETQLTHDQYLTLTACVERRQQGHPVAHLVGYKEFWSLPLKVTPTTLIPRPDTETLIEWVLDHFSEDVSEGSQRTDSHNTDSHNTAVQSIGPHKKAVDLGTGTGAIALALASEYPSWEISGCDRVPEAVELARFNASTLGLEKVRFFQSNWFEQFDLANESESYHLIISNPPYIAECDKHLEEGDVVFEPKSALVAGDDGLDDIRLIVRESLVFLAEGGCLLIEHGYDQASSVAALFVEAGYLGVGSGQDYGGNDRFTFGWKNKVGSKG from the coding sequence TTGGAAAAAACCGTGTTTCCTGAAACGTCTGCTCCTATCTCAGAATGGTTGGCAAAAGCAGTAGCGCTTTTGCCTCATTCAGAATCGGCCAAGCTGGATCTTGAGGTCCTGCTTTGCCACACTCTCGATAAATCCCGCACTTTTCTCTATACCTGGCCTGAAACTCAGTTAACGCATGATCAATACCTGACGTTAACTGCGTGCGTTGAACGTCGTCAGCAAGGGCATCCTGTTGCGCACCTTGTGGGCTATAAAGAATTCTGGTCACTGCCTTTAAAGGTTACGCCGACCACTTTGATTCCTCGCCCTGATACCGAAACCTTGATTGAGTGGGTGCTGGATCATTTTTCGGAGGATGTCAGTGAAGGTTCACAACGCACTGATTCTCACAACACTGATTCACACAACACTGCAGTACAAAGCATAGGTCCTCATAAAAAAGCGGTGGATTTGGGAACGGGAACCGGCGCCATTGCCCTGGCATTAGCCTCTGAGTATCCCTCCTGGGAGATCTCAGGGTGTGATCGGGTTCCTGAAGCGGTTGAACTCGCTCGGTTCAATGCCTCAACACTCGGCCTTGAAAAGGTTCGTTTTTTCCAGAGTAACTGGTTTGAACAGTTTGATTTGGCGAATGAGTCAGAGAGTTATCATTTAATCATTAGTAATCCCCCGTATATTGCTGAGTGCGATAAGCATCTTGAGGAAGGGGATGTGGTGTTTGAGCCAAAGAGCGCGTTGGTTGCCGGAGATGATGGGTTGGATGATATTCGGTTGATTGTTCGTGAATCTCTGGTTTTTTTGGCTGAGGGTGGTTGTTTGTTGATTGAGCACGGCTATGATCAGGCATCAAGTGTTGCAGCCTTATTTGTTGAAGCTGGTTATCTCGGCGTGGGCTCGGGGCAAGACTATGGTGGTAATGATCGTTTTACCTTTGGATGGAAGAATAAAGTAGGAAGTAAGGGGTAG
- a CDS encoding ribose-phosphate pyrophosphokinase, with translation MSKLMVFTGNANPELAKKVVDQLCITMGDATVGQFSDGEIQVELNENVRGKDVFIVQSTCVPTNDNIMELIIMADALRRASAARITAVVPYFGYARQDRRPRSARVPISARVVADMMQTSGIDRVLTMDLHADQIQGFFSIPVDNIYGSPVLLDDIERQDYEKLTVVSPDVGGVVRARALAKLLGDELAIIDKRRPRANEAEIMHIIGDVEGRTCVLIDDMVDTAGTLCQAAAALKANGAEKVVAYCTHPVLSGPAVERLNSSHVDELVVTDTIPLNEAAANSPRIRQLSVAGLLAESVRRISNEESISAMFR, from the coding sequence GTGTCCAAACTAATGGTCTTTACGGGTAATGCCAACCCGGAACTCGCTAAAAAGGTGGTTGATCAGCTTTGCATTACAATGGGTGATGCAACAGTTGGTCAGTTCAGTGATGGTGAAATTCAGGTAGAACTGAATGAAAACGTACGTGGTAAGGATGTTTTCATCGTTCAATCCACCTGTGTCCCAACAAACGATAATATCATGGAACTGATCATTATGGCTGACGCGCTGCGTCGAGCCTCTGCAGCAAGGATTACTGCTGTTGTTCCTTATTTCGGTTACGCACGTCAGGACCGTCGTCCTCGTTCAGCTCGTGTACCTATCAGTGCGCGCGTTGTTGCAGACATGATGCAAACATCAGGCATCGACCGTGTACTAACCATGGATCTGCACGCAGACCAAATTCAAGGTTTCTTTAGCATCCCGGTAGATAACATTTATGGTTCTCCGGTATTGCTGGATGACATCGAACGTCAAGATTACGAAAAACTAACTGTAGTTTCTCCAGACGTTGGCGGTGTTGTTCGAGCTCGTGCTCTGGCAAAACTGCTGGGCGATGAGCTAGCGATTATCGACAAGCGTCGTCCTCGTGCAAACGAAGCTGAAATCATGCACATCATCGGTGACGTTGAAGGCCGTACCTGTGTATTGATTGATGACATGGTAGATACTGCCGGCACACTTTGCCAAGCAGCTGCCGCGTTGAAAGCAAACGGCGCAGAAAAAGTAGTGGCTTACTGTACTCACCCTGTACTGTCTGGCCCTGCTGTTGAAAGATTGAACTCGTCTCATGTAGATGAGTTAGTAGTAACCGACACCATTCCTTTGAACGAAGCTGCGGCGAACAGCCCACGCATCCGTCAGTTGAGTGTTGCAGGTCTACTGGCTGAATCGGTTCGCCGGATCAGCAACGAAGAATCCATCAGTGCTATGTTCCGCTAA
- the lolB gene encoding lipoprotein insertase outer membrane protein LolB has product MRIFGLALLIILGISGCTSIHELPEDSAETSTQTPAQWQQHLKQVSEVKHWTLSGKVGVITPNQSQTGYIDWQQDDYDFSINIRGTLGFGGLDLHGNQDLVTIHVDENNQRTLPTEIALERYLDWEFPINALKYWVKGIPDPNSPVTSQHFNPSGQLARLNQQGWDIRLVNYEKHKTKQNTPIALPHKIIARYNGHKVSLVLSDWTLK; this is encoded by the coding sequence ATGCGTATTTTTGGATTAGCGCTACTAATCATTCTTGGCATCTCTGGATGTACCAGCATCCATGAGTTGCCAGAGGATTCTGCGGAAACATCCACCCAAACACCTGCACAATGGCAACAACACCTGAAGCAGGTAAGCGAAGTGAAACACTGGACACTTTCAGGAAAAGTAGGCGTTATCACACCAAACCAAAGCCAAACGGGCTACATCGATTGGCAACAAGACGACTATGATTTCTCCATCAACATTCGTGGCACACTGGGGTTTGGTGGTTTAGATCTTCATGGCAACCAGGATCTGGTCACTATTCATGTAGATGAGAATAATCAACGCACCCTACCAACAGAAATTGCTCTGGAACGGTATCTCGACTGGGAATTCCCAATCAATGCGCTGAAATACTGGGTTAAAGGCATTCCCGATCCTAACTCGCCGGTAACCAGTCAGCATTTTAATCCCAGCGGACAATTAGCCCGACTTAACCAACAAGGCTGGGACATTCGCCTGGTGAATTATGAAAAGCACAAAACCAAGCAAAACACACCCATTGCCTTACCGCACAAAATTATTGCCAGATATAATGGACATAAAGTGAGCCTGGTACTGTCTGACTGGACGCTCAAATAA
- a CDS encoding LON peptidase substrate-binding domain-containing protein, which produces MNHLPIFPLNVVMFPGMRLDLRIFEPRYLDMVAECFKEGYGFVVCRIRKDSSDVLSQTFESVGTVVRIVDFTQLKNGMLGITVEGVERVRVSAPYCDKQHLVRADIEEMNAELQMSTEVEHEELVIMLKHLEKHPAIKHRDIAYNDASSISWRLAELLPFEGAEKQMLLEMNHPYDRLDEIYRLLDKYQK; this is translated from the coding sequence ATGAATCATCTACCAATCTTTCCTTTGAATGTCGTTATGTTTCCGGGAATGCGCCTGGATCTTAGGATTTTTGAGCCGCGTTATCTCGATATGGTGGCGGAATGCTTTAAGGAAGGATATGGATTTGTGGTGTGTCGTATCCGAAAAGACAGTTCAGATGTGTTAAGTCAGACCTTTGAGTCGGTTGGTACAGTGGTTCGCATTGTAGACTTTACTCAATTGAAAAACGGCATGTTGGGTATTACCGTCGAAGGCGTGGAGCGAGTCCGGGTGTCAGCGCCCTACTGTGATAAACAGCATTTGGTGCGAGCGGATATCGAAGAGATGAATGCTGAACTACAGATGTCCACAGAGGTGGAGCATGAAGAGTTGGTGATCATGCTAAAGCACCTGGAGAAACACCCTGCCATCAAGCATCGTGATATTGCCTACAACGATGCGTCTTCCATTAGTTGGCGTTTGGCTGAGCTTCTGCCTTTTGAAGGTGCGGAAAAGCAAATGCTGCTTGAAATGAATCATCCCTACGATCGCTTGGATGAAATCTATCGATTGCTGGATAAGTATCAGAAATAA
- the hemA gene encoding glutamyl-tRNA reductase: MALGIFGINHKTATVEVREKVSFNPEVVVDALHRLKDQVGVSEAAILSTCNRTEIYFSANEDISAPLIKWMAHFHQVDPNDLEMAAYIHKDEEACRHIMRVACGLDSLVLGEPQILGQLKSSYSVAREAGSAQSTLMRLFESSFSIAKQVRTETAIGENPVSVAFAAVSLSKHIFSDLSKCNVLLIGAGETIDLVTKHIKEQGVSKIVVANRTLTRAEELAKRFSAKAIMLSDIPDYLPDADIVISSTASQLPILGKGMVERAMKKRRFKPVFMADIAVPRDIEPQVADLEDVYLYTVDDLHEVVEENRKSRQKAAEHAEQLVGYGVEKFQQQLRSLDAVSTLTAFRQQAAEISDAELEKSLAQLKKGVSPERVLTQMARSLTNKLIHEPTVNIRQASSEGRLELIDSARELFGLNDASQNESQDS, encoded by the coding sequence ATGGCGTTAGGAATTTTTGGCATAAATCATAAAACTGCAACCGTTGAGGTGAGGGAAAAAGTTTCCTTCAATCCTGAAGTGGTTGTGGACGCATTGCATCGACTAAAAGATCAGGTGGGTGTTTCCGAGGCGGCTATTTTGTCGACCTGCAATCGCACAGAAATTTATTTTTCTGCAAACGAAGACATCAGTGCGCCGTTGATTAAGTGGATGGCGCACTTTCATCAGGTTGATCCGAATGATCTGGAAATGGCTGCTTATATCCATAAGGATGAAGAAGCCTGTCGTCATATTATGCGCGTTGCCTGTGGTCTGGATTCGCTGGTGTTGGGTGAGCCTCAGATATTGGGTCAGCTTAAATCCAGTTACAGTGTCGCACGAGAGGCGGGTAGTGCTCAGTCAACACTCATGCGCTTGTTTGAATCGTCGTTTTCTATTGCAAAGCAAGTGCGTACTGAAACGGCCATTGGCGAGAACCCTGTATCTGTGGCTTTTGCCGCTGTGAGTCTCTCTAAACATATCTTCTCTGATCTTTCCAAATGTAATGTGCTTTTAATCGGTGCGGGTGAAACCATCGATTTGGTGACTAAGCATATTAAAGAGCAGGGCGTGTCGAAGATTGTGGTGGCCAACCGAACGTTAACGCGAGCGGAAGAGCTTGCTAAGCGCTTCTCTGCCAAAGCCATTATGTTGTCGGATATTCCTGATTATTTGCCGGATGCGGATATTGTTATTTCATCTACGGCCAGCCAGCTTCCGATACTAGGGAAGGGCATGGTGGAGCGTGCGATGAAAAAACGCCGTTTTAAACCGGTGTTTATGGCCGATATTGCTGTTCCTCGGGATATTGAGCCTCAGGTGGCGGATCTGGAAGATGTGTACCTCTACACCGTAGATGACCTTCATGAAGTGGTAGAGGAAAACCGCAAGAGCCGACAGAAAGCAGCTGAGCATGCTGAGCAGCTGGTTGGCTATGGGGTTGAGAAGTTTCAGCAGCAGCTTCGCAGTCTCGATGCAGTTTCTACTTTAACGGCGTTTCGTCAGCAGGCCGCTGAAATTTCAGATGCGGAGCTGGAGAAGTCTTTGGCTCAGTTAAAGAAAGGTGTATCGCCTGAGCGAGTACTTACTCAAATGGCTCGCAGTCTTACCAATAAACTCATACATGAACCGACGGTGAATATTCGCCAAGCCAGTTCAGAAGGTCGTTTGGAACTGATAGACTCTGCTCGCGAGTTGTTCGGTTTAAATGATGCCTCCCAAAATGAATCTCAGGATTCTTAG
- a CDS encoding 50S ribosomal protein L25/general stress protein Ctc, translating to MVDFVLNAEVREDQGKGASRRLRREAGKVPAIVYGGAKNRKPQAITLAANELDKALQSEAFFSHVITLNVADKAEQVIIKDLQRHPAKPVIYHADFLRVTKSTVITKTVPLHFINEETCVGVKQQGGKITHNVADVQIKCTLSNLPEFIEVDMAEVEAGATLHLSDIALPKGVTLVQLALGADHDLAIASIAAKKASADDEAAAE from the coding sequence ATGGTTGATTTCGTATTAAACGCAGAAGTTCGCGAAGATCAGGGGAAAGGTGCGAGCCGCCGCCTACGTCGCGAAGCTGGCAAAGTACCTGCTATCGTTTACGGTGGTGCTAAAAACCGTAAGCCACAAGCAATCACTCTTGCTGCAAACGAGTTGGACAAAGCTCTTCAAAGCGAAGCGTTTTTCTCTCACGTTATTACATTGAATGTAGCTGACAAAGCTGAGCAAGTGATCATCAAAGATCTACAGCGTCACCCAGCTAAGCCAGTGATCTATCACGCTGACTTCCTACGCGTAACTAAGAGCACTGTTATCACTAAAACTGTTCCTCTACACTTCATCAACGAAGAGACATGTGTAGGTGTTAAGCAGCAAGGTGGTAAGATCACTCACAACGTTGCAGACGTTCAGATCAAATGTACTCTAAGCAACCTACCTGAGTTCATCGAAGTAGATATGGCTGAAGTTGAAGCAGGCGCAACTCTTCACCTTTCAGACATCGCACTTCCAAAAGGTGTAACTCTAGTTCAGTTGGCTCTTGGTGCTGACCACGATCTAGCAATCGCATCTATCGCTGCTAAGAAAGCAAGCGCTGATGACGAAGCTGCTGCAGAGTAA